The DNA segment TTCATACACGATTATGGTGAAATAGATGAGCTCATGGCTGTTAGTTATATCTATGACCAAACAGCACAACTTGAATCTTATAAAAAGCTAAAAAATGTAGTCGAACAACTGTAAGTTGTTATTATAAATAAAAAGGCTTAATCCATTTGGATTAAGCCTTTTATAATAATTAACAACTATTCATTTTCTTTGTCGTTTTCGTTGTTGTCTTCGCTACCGCCTGTATATTTATCAATTTGTTCTGAAGCTTGTTGTGCTTTTTCATTATCGCTATTTTTTAATTTGTCTGAAACGTTTTTTGCAGTTTCTTTAGCTTTATCTAAGAAATTTTCAGCCATGTTTTACACCTCTTTTAATAAAGCTTATTGGTCTTTGTTATTACCTTTAAGTTTATCGATAGTTTCGTTAGCTTTTTCTTTTGCATTTTCTACAAATTCTTTCGCTTTTCCAGAACCTTTATCTTCTTTACCTTCATTTTCTAAATCTTTATCGTCAGCTAAATTACCTACAGTTTCTTTCATGTTACCTTTTGCTTGTTCAAATTTACTTTCATCAGCCATTATAAAGAACCTCCTTAATACTTATGTATTAGACATTCCCGTTTAAGAAAAATTATAAACATATCATATTATATTTTAAGTTCTTCACTATTAAAAATGAAAATTATTAAATATAAAACATATAGCCGTCTAAATTGTTCGTTTCTTTATATTCTGCTAAATACTTTAGAGTCGTATTATCTAATACATCTCGTACTGCATCGCGCATTCTTATCCATAATTGTTTCTGTGCTGGGGGTTCAGATTCGATACTTTCTACAAATGTAATAGGACCTTCTAATAATCTTATAATGTCGCCAGCAGTTATTTCTTCTGCTGGTATACGCAATTGGTAACCACCTTTGGCCCCACGGACACTTCGAATTAATCCTGCATTTCTTAAAGGTCCAACCAGTTGTTCTAGATACAAATCACTTAAATTATTTTCTTCAGCTATTGATTTCAATGAGACACAACCTTGACCTTGTTTCTTAGCTAAAGATATCATTAAAGTTAAACCGTATCTCCCTTTTGTTGATATTTTCATATTATAAC comes from the Staphylococcus hsinchuensis genome and includes:
- a CDS encoding CsbD family protein, whose amino-acid sequence is MADESKFEQAKGNMKETVGNLADDKDLENEGKEDKGSGKAKEFVENAKEKANETIDKLKGNNKDQ
- the cymR gene encoding cysteine metabolism transcriptional regulator CymR; its protein translation is MKISTKGRYGLTLMISLAKKQGQGCVSLKSIAEENNLSDLYLEQLVGPLRNAGLIRSVRGAKGGYQLRIPAEEITAGDIIRLLEGPITFVESIESEPPAQKQLWIRMRDAVRDVLDNTTLKYLAEYKETNNLDGYMFYI